One window from the genome of Eucalyptus grandis isolate ANBG69807.140 chromosome 7, ASM1654582v1, whole genome shotgun sequence encodes:
- the LOC104453337 gene encoding peamaclein, with product MAKLALTTFLLVAFLLSSSLFDATMAGSSFCDSKCAARCSKAGKKDRCLEYCRICCKKCQCVPSGTYGNKDECPCYRDMKNSKGQPKCP from the exons ATGGCGAAGCTTGCTTTGACAACTTTTCTTCTGGTGGCTTTTCTCCTCAGCTCCTCCTTATTTGATGCCACCATGGCCGGCTCAA GCTTTTGCGACTCCAAGTGTGCGGCGAGGTGCTCGAAGGCGGGAAAGAAGGACCGGTGCTTGGAGTACTGCCGGATTTGCTGCAAAAAATGTCAGTGCGTCCCGTCCGGGACATACGGCAACAAGGATGAGTGCCCTTGTTACCGGgacatgaagaactccaagggACAGCCCAAGTGCCCTTAA